A DNA window from Gigantopelta aegis isolate Gae_Host chromosome 4, Gae_host_genome, whole genome shotgun sequence contains the following coding sequences:
- the LOC121369785 gene encoding 4-coumarate--CoA ligase 5-like: MGKIDSASLAHFPIRDKADNLRHKPVIHLILKPYIAINRDYPVRRKVFEQAFCGTIMRLSATRLVSQCLQSLKSGRSLSSSSRTQLQHVLRRGGNGIQSARAMSSLITPDNILKSPFPDETIPDVSLTEYLFSCFKEHADKTAIVDFPTGRSYSYSQLKALVIRVASALNKRGFKKGDVIAVFSPNLPEYSILIMAAATLGVVLSPANPLYTPPELARHLQLSGSKALVSIELLLPTITAVFDIHPETKEQIKEVFVFGEADNCVPFSLLMQDDGKAFPENVDINPSEDTLVLPFSSGTTGLPKGVMLTHRNCVANLKQIKSPMEVVDDDVLLGILPFYHIYGMVPVQFGALQIGSTLITLPRFDPEMFINSIYKSKVSVLHIVPPIILFLLKFPSITKEQLKSVRYIISGAAPLGEALTKEFTEKFDIPIYQGYGLTESSPVICADSPPGIPGTIGHCISNTEAKIKCVDTGKTLGVGEFGEFCARGPQMMKGYLNDPEATSKMLDKDGWLQTGDLGYYNENGTVVIEDRLKELIKYKGYQVPPAELENLLLTHPAVQDCAVIGIPDVEAGELPRAYVVLKEDTKLHEIDVIQFVQDHVSPYKRLRGGVEFVDEIPKSVSGKILRRVLKAQILSRP, from the exons ATGGGGAAAATCGACTCAGCAAGCCTCGCGCATTTCCCCATTCGGGATAAAGCCGATAATCTACGTCATAAACCTGTTATTCACCTTATACTTAAGCCTTACATTGCGATTAATAGGGACTACCCTGTGCGCCGTAAAGTGTTTGAACAAGCTTTTTGTGGCAC AATTATGAGATTGTCGGCAACAAGGCTTGTTTCCCAATGCCTCCAGAGTCTGAAAAGCGGCAGATCACTTTCCAGTTCCTCCAGAACCCAGCTTCAGCATGTCTTACGCAGGGGAGGCAACGGCATACAGTCAGCACGAGCGATGTCGTCGCTTATTACCCCAGACAATATCCTGAAGAGTCCATTTCCTGACGAAACCATTCCAGATGTCTCTCTGACAGAATATCTGTTTTCTTGTTTCAAGGAGCATGCTGATAAAACGGCGATT GTGGATTTCCCCACTGGTCGCAGTTACAGTTACAGCCAGCTGAAAGCGTTGGTTATCCGTGTGGCCAGTGCTCTCAATAAGCGTGGATTCAAGAAGGGAGATGTCATCGCTGTCTTCAGCCCCAACCTTCCTGAGTACTCCATTCTCATCATGGCCGCTGCAACACTTGGAGTTGTCTTATCACCAGCCAACCCACTGTACACCCCCC ctGAACTTGCTCGTCATCTTCAACTATCAGGCTCGAAGGCACTGGTGTCAATCGAACTCTTGCTACCAACCATCACCGCTGTGTTTGACATACATCCTGAGACCAAGGAACAGATTAAAGAAGTGTTTGTGTTTGGGGAGGCTGATAACTGTGTACCCTTTAGCTTGTTAATGCAAGATGATGGCAAAGCATTCCCGGAGAATGTTGACATCAATCCCTCAGAAGACACACTGGTTTTGCCATTCTCCAGCGGAACTACTGGTCTACCGAAGGGTGTCATGTTGACTCACCGAAACTGTGTGGCAAACCTTAAACAGATCAA AAGTCCTATGGAGGTTGTGGATGACGACGTACTCCTGGGGATCCTGCCTTTCTATCATATTTATGGCATGGTACCAGTCCAGTTTGGTGCCCTCCAGATCGGATCCACTCTCATCACCCTGCCTCGCTTTGATCCAGAAATGTTCATTAATTCAATATATAAATCCAAA GTGAGTGTTCTACACATCGTTCCTCCCATCATCTTGTTCCTGTTGAAATTCCCCAGCATCACGAAGGAACAACTAAAAAGTGTCAGGTATATCATATCTGGGGCCGCTCCTCTCGGAGAAGCACTGACTAAGGAGTTTACAGAGAAGTTCGATATTCCCATCTACCAAG GTTATGGACTGACAGAATCATCTCCTGTGATCTGTGCCGACTCACCACCTGGAATCCCTGGCACCATCGGTCACTGTATTTCAAACACTGAAGCTAAG ATTAAGTGTGTGGACACTGGGAAAACACTTGGTGTCGGTGAGTTTGGCGAGTTCTGTGCCAGGGGTCCACAGATGATGAAAGGGTACCTGAATGACCCGGAAGCCACAAGCAAAATGTTGGACAAGGATGGCTGGTTGCAAACAG gTGATTTGGGTTACTATAATGAAAACGGTACTGTCGTTATCGAAGATCGACTGAAAGAACTGATCAAGTACAAAGGATATCAG GTTCCACCAGCAGAGCTTGAAAATCTCCTCCTGACCCACCCGGCTGTGCAAGACTGTGCTGTGATTGGAATCCCCGACGTGGAGGCGGGAGAGCTGCCCAGAGCCTACGTGGTCCTCAAGGAAGATACCAAGCTGCACGAGATAGATGTCATCCAGTTCGTTCAAG atcacgtGTCCCCATACAAAAGACTACGAGGTGGTGTGGAGTTTGTAGATGAAATTCCCAAATCTGTCAGTGGCAAGATCCTTCGAAGAGTTCTCAAGGCGCAGATTTTGAGCAGGCCCTAA